A window of the Salvelinus sp. IW2-2015 unplaced genomic scaffold, ASM291031v2 Un_scaffold1993, whole genome shotgun sequence genome harbors these coding sequences:
- the ndufaf1 gene encoding complex I intermediate-associated protein 30, mitochondrial, producing MAVSRATHFTPAVRFLGSCYKQRLLAPHLSVGWRAISGGEYRRPGQTQDNTPIWKKFDFNKGVEGIRKHLTLLKNEFLGRWAGPEGKPLIEHILEQTRVIWEFRGPESLEQWTVSSDQEIGGRSEAYLKLGRNNATCLMYGTLCSAPPRDGETRYSGYCTLRSKPPMGSFDSKKHHDWSSFNTLHLRIRGDGRPWMINVGAETYFSHQKNDMYSYFLYTRGGPYWQDVKIPFSKFFLSSRGRIQDDQHPLWLDKVNTIGITLGDKADGPFQLEIDFVAVCNDRAHTEAFAYEVYKRNPEV from the exons ATGGCAGTGTCAAGAGCTACACATTTCACCCCAGCAGTGAGATTTCTTGGATCCTGCTACAAACAGAGACTCTTGGCCCCACACCTGTCTGTGGGATGGAGGGCTATCTCTGGAGGAGAGTACAGACGGCCAGGCCAGACACAGGACAACACCCccatatggaagaagtttgactTCAATAAAGGTGTGGAGGGGATACGAAAGCATTTGACACTGCTGAAGAATGAGTTTCTGGGCCGCTGGGCAGGGCCAGAGGGAAAGCCACTGATTGAACATatcctggaacagaccagggtgaTCTGGGAGTTCAGAGGGCCAGAGAGCCTGGAGCAGTGGACAGTATCTTCAGACCAAGAGATCGGCGGGAGGAGTGAGGCCTATCTGAAGCTAGGCAGGAACAACGCTACATGTCTGATGTATGGGACCCTCTGTTCTGCTCCCCCCAGGGACGGAGAGACACGATATAGTGGATACTGCACGCTGCGTTCCAAACCGCCCATG GGTTCGTTTGACAGTAAGAAGCATCACGATTGGTCCAGCTTTAACACCCTGCACCTGCGTATCCGTGGTGACGGGCGACCATGGATGATTAACGTCGGGGCGGAGACCTACTTCTCACACCAGAAGAACGACATGTACAGTTACTTCCTGTACACACGGGGAGGACCTTACTGGCAAGATGTCAAG ATTCCATTCTCTAAATTCTTCCTCTCTAGTCGTGGGAGGATACAAGATGATCAGCATCCTCTCTGGTTGGACAAG GTTAACACCATTGGAATAACGTTGGGTGATAAGGCAGATGGTCCATTTCAGCTGGAGATTGATTTTGTTGCTGTGTGTAACGACCGTGCGCACACAGAGGCGTTTGCATATGAGGTATACAAGAGGAACCCTGAAGTCTGA
- the LOC112072660 gene encoding nucleolar and spindle-associated protein 1 isoform X1 has translation MELDSMKYAELRSLAKEVGLKTSKLKADKLLKALKEHFQQQQQPQEDVAVDQGDETGVAAQDDINSTQEINNSSHDDDDEPSLKQPAQEFVTKRRGRGRPKKRKEPEDEEQMFETLVEPRIDQGSVKRRKTSAAKDSGVAAPVEESQKTNVQTQPEPGHKDAVPAVTFEEGEGQKVVKPVGRIPRHEGLLKRTKSMLKPTTPNFRKLHEAHFKRMESIDSYVERKTKQVDLFRSSVKELKVLSDKTLPKPTEGKPPAITTSSCASLFSPASQRPATDRCRQTRFSAIKSATDKSRLSASKPATDKRRQTRVSATSVPHKDTVVPFRPTVLSTCKINVRFSQATRDNEHKRSMVKTPARASTRVELVTPGKETKVVGGKREVNKPSVLSSTKTPGTAFVFNANTSVLSNTPGTNKANFDLKASLSKPLTYKPHRGKLKPYGETKENTADQSQIVPSHQKNYKQHPVQTREERRTKQTEDRKQKKVNMLGARRGLVMT, from the exons ATGGAATTGGATTCCATGAAGTATGCCGAATTGCGCAGTCTTGCGAAGGAGGTTGGGCTCAAAACCTCAAAACTAAAG GCTGATAAGCTTCTGAAGGCGCTCAAGGAGCACttccagcagcaacaacaaccgcAGGAAGATGTTGCAGTGGAC CAGGGAGATGAGACTGGCGTTGCTGCACAGGATGACATCAACTCAACCCAGGAAATCAACAATTCatcacatgatgatgatgatgagcctTCACTAAAACAACCAGCTCAGGAGTTTGTTACCAAACGTCGCGGTAGAGGGCGACCGAAGAAGAGGAAGGAGCCTGAAGATGaggaacag ATGTTTGAGACGCTGGTTGAACCCAGAATCGACCAAGGGAGTGTTAAGAGAAGGAAAACGTCTGCCGCTAAGGATTCTGGGGTGGCAGCACCAGTGGAGGAGTCCCAGAAAACCAATGTTCAGACACAGCCTGAACCTGGCCACAAAGATGCAGTCCCGGCAGTGACGTTTGAGGAAG gagagggacagaaggtgGTGAAGCCAGTAGGAAGGATCCCTCGCCATGAGGGGCTCCTGAAGAGGACTAAGTCAATGCTGAAGCCTACTACACCAA ACTTCAGAAAGCTCCACGAGGCACATTTCAAGAGGATGGAGTCAATTGATTCGTACGtggaaaggaagaccaagcaAGTTGATTTGTTCAGAAGTTCAGTGAAGGAACTGAAG GTTCTCTCCGATAAGACTCTTCCTAAACCAACTGAAGGAAAACCTCCAGCA ATCACAACCTCGAGCTGTGCCTCCCTGTTCAGCCCAGCATCCCAGAGACCTGCCACAGACAGATGCAGACAGACTCGGTTCTCAGCCATCAAATCTGCCACGGATAAAAGTAGACTCTCGGCCAGTAAGCCAGCTACAGACAAACGCAGACAGACCCGGGTCTCTGCCACCAGCGTCCCTCACAAGGACACTGTTGTTCCATTCAGACCCACAGTCCTGTCCACTTGCAAGATCAATGTTCG gtTCTCTCAGGCTACTCGGGATAATGAGCACAAGAGGTCCATGGTCAAGACACCAGCACGCGCGTCAACCCGTGTGGAACTCGTCACTCCTGGGAAAGAGACTAAAGTTGTTGGCGGGAAACGTGAAGTCAATaagccctctgttctctctaGCACCAAGACACCAG gaacagcatttgtgtttaatgcaAACACCAGTGTTCTTTCTAACACTCCTGGAACGAATAAGGCCAACTTTGATCTGAAGGCCAGTCTCTCTAAGCCTCTCACCTACAAGCCTCACAGGG GGAAGCTGAAGCCTTATGGAGAGACCAAGGAGAACACAGCTGACCAGTCTCAGATTGTTCCTTCACACCAGAAGAACTACAAACAGCACCCGGTTCAGACAAG ggaggaaaggaggacaaAACAGACTGAAGACAGGAAGCAGAAGAAAGTGAATATGCTTGGAGCCAGACGAGGCCTCGTCATGACCTAA
- the LOC112072660 gene encoding nucleolar and spindle-associated protein 1 isoform X2, whose amino-acid sequence MELDSMKYAELRSLAKEVGLKTSKLKADKLLKALKEHFQQQQQPQEDVAVDGDETGVAAQDDINSTQEINNSSHDDDDEPSLKQPAQEFVTKRRGRGRPKKRKEPEDEEQMFETLVEPRIDQGSVKRRKTSAAKDSGVAAPVEESQKTNVQTQPEPGHKDAVPAVTFEEGEGQKVVKPVGRIPRHEGLLKRTKSMLKPTTPNFRKLHEAHFKRMESIDSYVERKTKQVDLFRSSVKELKVLSDKTLPKPTEGKPPAITTSSCASLFSPASQRPATDRCRQTRFSAIKSATDKSRLSASKPATDKRRQTRVSATSVPHKDTVVPFRPTVLSTCKINVRFSQATRDNEHKRSMVKTPARASTRVELVTPGKETKVVGGKREVNKPSVLSSTKTPGTAFVFNANTSVLSNTPGTNKANFDLKASLSKPLTYKPHRGKLKPYGETKENTADQSQIVPSHQKNYKQHPVQTREERRTKQTEDRKQKKVNMLGARRGLVMT is encoded by the exons ATGGAATTGGATTCCATGAAGTATGCCGAATTGCGCAGTCTTGCGAAGGAGGTTGGGCTCAAAACCTCAAAACTAAAG GCTGATAAGCTTCTGAAGGCGCTCAAGGAGCACttccagcagcaacaacaaccgcAGGAAGATGTTGCAGTGGAC GGAGATGAGACTGGCGTTGCTGCACAGGATGACATCAACTCAACCCAGGAAATCAACAATTCatcacatgatgatgatgatgagcctTCACTAAAACAACCAGCTCAGGAGTTTGTTACCAAACGTCGCGGTAGAGGGCGACCGAAGAAGAGGAAGGAGCCTGAAGATGaggaacag ATGTTTGAGACGCTGGTTGAACCCAGAATCGACCAAGGGAGTGTTAAGAGAAGGAAAACGTCTGCCGCTAAGGATTCTGGGGTGGCAGCACCAGTGGAGGAGTCCCAGAAAACCAATGTTCAGACACAGCCTGAACCTGGCCACAAAGATGCAGTCCCGGCAGTGACGTTTGAGGAAG gagagggacagaaggtgGTGAAGCCAGTAGGAAGGATCCCTCGCCATGAGGGGCTCCTGAAGAGGACTAAGTCAATGCTGAAGCCTACTACACCAA ACTTCAGAAAGCTCCACGAGGCACATTTCAAGAGGATGGAGTCAATTGATTCGTACGtggaaaggaagaccaagcaAGTTGATTTGTTCAGAAGTTCAGTGAAGGAACTGAAG GTTCTCTCCGATAAGACTCTTCCTAAACCAACTGAAGGAAAACCTCCAGCA ATCACAACCTCGAGCTGTGCCTCCCTGTTCAGCCCAGCATCCCAGAGACCTGCCACAGACAGATGCAGACAGACTCGGTTCTCAGCCATCAAATCTGCCACGGATAAAAGTAGACTCTCGGCCAGTAAGCCAGCTACAGACAAACGCAGACAGACCCGGGTCTCTGCCACCAGCGTCCCTCACAAGGACACTGTTGTTCCATTCAGACCCACAGTCCTGTCCACTTGCAAGATCAATGTTCG gtTCTCTCAGGCTACTCGGGATAATGAGCACAAGAGGTCCATGGTCAAGACACCAGCACGCGCGTCAACCCGTGTGGAACTCGTCACTCCTGGGAAAGAGACTAAAGTTGTTGGCGGGAAACGTGAAGTCAATaagccctctgttctctctaGCACCAAGACACCAG gaacagcatttgtgtttaatgcaAACACCAGTGTTCTTTCTAACACTCCTGGAACGAATAAGGCCAACTTTGATCTGAAGGCCAGTCTCTCTAAGCCTCTCACCTACAAGCCTCACAGGG GGAAGCTGAAGCCTTATGGAGAGACCAAGGAGAACACAGCTGACCAGTCTCAGATTGTTCCTTCACACCAGAAGAACTACAAACAGCACCCGGTTCAGACAAG ggaggaaaggaggacaaAACAGACTGAAGACAGGAAGCAGAAGAAAGTGAATATGCTTGGAGCCAGACGAGGCCTCGTCATGACCTAA
- the LOC112072660 gene encoding nucleolar and spindle-associated protein 1 isoform X3, with product MELDSMKYAELRSLAKEVGLKTSKLKADKLLKALKEHFQQQQQPQEDVAVDQGDETGVAAQDDINSTQEINNSSHDDDDEPSLKQPAQEFVTKRRGRGRPKKRKEPEDEEQMFETLVEPRIDQGSVKRRKTSAAKDSGVAAPVEESQKTNVQTQPEPGHKDAVPAVTFEEGEGQKVVKPVGRIPRHEGLLKRTKSMLKPTTPNFRKLHEAHFKRMESIDSYVERKTKQVDLFRSSVKELKVLSDKTLPKPTEGKPPAITTSSCASLFSPASQRPATDRCRQTRFSAIKSATDKSRLSASKPATDKRRQTRVSATSVPHKDTVVPFRPTVLSTCKINVRFSQATRDNEHKRSMVKTPARASTRVELVTPGKETKVVGGKREVNKPSVLSSTKTPAFVFNANTSVLSNTPGTNKANFDLKASLSKPLTYKPHRGKLKPYGETKENTADQSQIVPSHQKNYKQHPVQTREERRTKQTEDRKQKKVNMLGARRGLVMT from the exons ATGGAATTGGATTCCATGAAGTATGCCGAATTGCGCAGTCTTGCGAAGGAGGTTGGGCTCAAAACCTCAAAACTAAAG GCTGATAAGCTTCTGAAGGCGCTCAAGGAGCACttccagcagcaacaacaaccgcAGGAAGATGTTGCAGTGGAC CAGGGAGATGAGACTGGCGTTGCTGCACAGGATGACATCAACTCAACCCAGGAAATCAACAATTCatcacatgatgatgatgatgagcctTCACTAAAACAACCAGCTCAGGAGTTTGTTACCAAACGTCGCGGTAGAGGGCGACCGAAGAAGAGGAAGGAGCCTGAAGATGaggaacag ATGTTTGAGACGCTGGTTGAACCCAGAATCGACCAAGGGAGTGTTAAGAGAAGGAAAACGTCTGCCGCTAAGGATTCTGGGGTGGCAGCACCAGTGGAGGAGTCCCAGAAAACCAATGTTCAGACACAGCCTGAACCTGGCCACAAAGATGCAGTCCCGGCAGTGACGTTTGAGGAAG gagagggacagaaggtgGTGAAGCCAGTAGGAAGGATCCCTCGCCATGAGGGGCTCCTGAAGAGGACTAAGTCAATGCTGAAGCCTACTACACCAA ACTTCAGAAAGCTCCACGAGGCACATTTCAAGAGGATGGAGTCAATTGATTCGTACGtggaaaggaagaccaagcaAGTTGATTTGTTCAGAAGTTCAGTGAAGGAACTGAAG GTTCTCTCCGATAAGACTCTTCCTAAACCAACTGAAGGAAAACCTCCAGCA ATCACAACCTCGAGCTGTGCCTCCCTGTTCAGCCCAGCATCCCAGAGACCTGCCACAGACAGATGCAGACAGACTCGGTTCTCAGCCATCAAATCTGCCACGGATAAAAGTAGACTCTCGGCCAGTAAGCCAGCTACAGACAAACGCAGACAGACCCGGGTCTCTGCCACCAGCGTCCCTCACAAGGACACTGTTGTTCCATTCAGACCCACAGTCCTGTCCACTTGCAAGATCAATGTTCG gtTCTCTCAGGCTACTCGGGATAATGAGCACAAGAGGTCCATGGTCAAGACACCAGCACGCGCGTCAACCCGTGTGGAACTCGTCACTCCTGGGAAAGAGACTAAAGTTGTTGGCGGGAAACGTGAAGTCAATaagccctctgttctctctaGCACCAAGACACCAG catttgtgtttaatgcaAACACCAGTGTTCTTTCTAACACTCCTGGAACGAATAAGGCCAACTTTGATCTGAAGGCCAGTCTCTCTAAGCCTCTCACCTACAAGCCTCACAGGG GGAAGCTGAAGCCTTATGGAGAGACCAAGGAGAACACAGCTGACCAGTCTCAGATTGTTCCTTCACACCAGAAGAACTACAAACAGCACCCGGTTCAGACAAG ggaggaaaggaggacaaAACAGACTGAAGACAGGAAGCAGAAGAAAGTGAATATGCTTGGAGCCAGACGAGGCCTCGTCATGACCTAA